gaactggagggtgagagatggagatggagagggagggtggggtattttttttttcctaggatGGCGAAGGAGTAACCTTCCCTAGTCTGCCACTGATTGGCTAGCACTCTGCCTTTGTTGGTTATATTTAGGCATAAGGGCTGATcattggttagggttaggttgagaatatcagggtaagccaatcagaggcagagtagggtgTGCCATTCCTTCGCCATCctaggggaaaaaaataaagatatgcAGAAGCCAATAATGAAGGATTTGCTGTGAGTTAGCTTTCTTCTCCCTAATATgaagttgttttctgttttccgtCAGATATTTCAGACATTGACGACGACATGCCCACTTACAGAACGTCCCGCCAGCCCAACAGAGAGAAACGGACACGCAGGTACGTGCTACACCTACCCCGCCGCCAAAACTGATTAACATGTGGTTGATGAATTTGACTGTAAAAATGGCTCCTTTCTCCTACTTTAAGAATAAAGGCACTGAAgaattaatgttttgttttgtttgtctttgtcaaacCTAGAACGAGAGCTGAACCTCCTCCAGCCAAGTCTCGGGATTCCTCACCTGTGCGCTCCACCTTGACCCGGCCTCCCGCAAGGACCTACGCCCCACGCAGAGGTCTGTCCTGCCGAGAATCACTCAAGCAGTGATGGTGGCGCCTTTAGAAACCCAAGCAGCCTTTCAGaagaaacaacagcagtgttttgtgtgaTAATAAGTCGAGCCGTGACTCAATGCTCTGTTAGCAAAGAGTAACGTCGCTGTAGCTGCTGGAATTCGCTCTGAGGTTGAAGCACAGaagatgcagctgaaaatacACAGTGGGGATAGTAAACAGATAGTGAAAaattatgtttgtttctgttgatcCTTCAGCTCCATCTGAGTCGGAGTCGGACCGCAGTGCCTCCCCTCCTGCCGTCAGGAGAAACAGTCCGGACACGAGGGATCACTCCAGCAAATACAAGTAAGTTCAATCACATTGTTTAACTAAATGTTGATGTTTCCTATGTATTTAGTTCTTAGATGTGTAGATAAACAACTGAATGATCATGAAGCTCAAGATAGATAAAGAATGAACGTCAGACAGATGAAGAATGGGATCAGATTTATTATGCTGTGAGGTCCCAAACATAGAGTGAATTGATATTTATTTAGAATCAATAGTTATGATTTTTGCTATTCTTTCTGGCAACATAACCGTACTTATTTTATCAGCTGCATAGTACATGGTGTATTTTCACAACCACTTTGTGTCAATCTCATGACTAATGAGTGCTTAAGAGTTTTAAAACCACAACACGACTTCTCACCACAAATCTAAATCggtttgcatgcatgtaaagCAGAGGTCTGTTAGAAGGGAAGCATGTAATTTTGCTCCCACTGTACGCTTGTGTTTggtctctgcagctgtggacacgcatttcagtttcagttttagtctGACTAATTGGAGTAattatcatttcattcatttctctgtgttgctgtcAGTTGATGCTTTCCCTGTCTGAAGTCTTTGTCGTGCACATGCACTCTTGTAATCAGGTTTTTCGTCATCCCTTAATTCAGTTAAGATGACCTACATTCATATTTACAGGAGATTAAGATTATTAAGTTTACATTCTCAAGTGCATGTAAGCACAACAAATGTCAAATAAGGTGTTAAGAAATCAGTTTTTGATTTGCTCCTTCTCCAGAGCTCTTTCTGGCGTGTCCACCCTCCCGAACCCCCGGTCCTCTCCGGTAGTCCACAACTGGACCACGACTCGCCCCACCTCCCCCGCCTCACGGCCTCGGAAGCCGGTGTCAGAGTCGGACTCCGAACGCAGCGCTTCCCCTCCACCGCGCAGAGAGAGCCCCCGCCCAGACAGCCGGTACAAGTAAGGACAAAGCTTGATTCAACTCCAACACTTTGGGATATGAAATCTTTCCTTTTCCATTTCCTAACTGTCTTTTCCTCACACCGTCCTCTCCTCAGAGTCCTCCCTGATCTGCCCCACACAGCGCTGAGAGGCTCCCCCATCACTGTTCGCTCAGAGCCGCCGAGGAGGGTCAACTCTCCAGTCAGAGTCCCGCCCCCAGGtcagtaataatgataatagtacactttatttgtacagcacctttcattCAAGAATTaaagctcaaagtgcttcaaatgaataagacaaaataaaaacagggatataaaatgaatgtaaataagatggagaataaaacccacgTGATGATAATAGTaagacagtaaacacaaacacacacagaaacgaTTCAGCTTCCTTATGATGGTTCACATCCTGAACTTTGACATTTCTCTCTGACAACATTTGCTTAATCTTTGAATGTTTGCTGCTGAACAGATGCCAGCAGTCAAATAAAGCTGAAGCCAGAACAAACATGAAAGGTGCTCTGTGCAGCATTTTGACTCTCAAAATGAATATTGAAAAGACTTTTTCATCATTAAACACTACGTGCATCGACTTTAAAGTGGCATTAAAGCCATCTGTGGGTCGGTTTAAAACACTGGCACGAGGCAAAAAgcataaatgatgaaaaataagtGAGTTATTTtatgcagcagctcagtgaaagcaatgcttgttgctgttttcGTCTGTGAGAGTTTATAACTGTAGTCCTCGTTGTCCCCAGACTCTGAGTCCGAGTCGGACGGAGGCTTGGCGCCTCCTCAGAGGCAGAGCACCACCTACAGCCAGGACTCCCTCAGCAGATACAGGTACAGATGAAGATCCACTCAACCCCAACCTCCAACCTGCatccccaccccctccccctccccgaAATCCAACAAGATGTCACGGACTGGGTCAGCAGACAGTGCTCGCCTCTCCTGTTATTATTAGTTAATCacgtgtttttatttaccttttaaAACTTAAATTACCCCTCTGTGtcttgtgattattttttttattgatttgctCGTTTTGTGCCTTAAAGTCTCGTTTTGTAGCCCTTGATTTTgcttgatttgtgtttttgactgtgTACCAAGTGTTGGTGTTTGTGGTGACGTGCTGTTAACCAATGAAATAAAGGTGACTTTCTGAACATGTCCCTCTCCTGTATGTGGCCAAGTGTTGACTGAACAGAGGACACTTATCGCCGAAGCAGCAATATTCCaatcaaaacatctgcaaatctgcatgtttttactcAGCATGTTGAAAATTCATAGCAAACATGAGCTGACGAGATCAAGCAAGAAAAATAATACTGACGGGTTAATTTCAAATCAGTTACAAAGCAGTTAACCATCAGAGAGAGAGCTTCCCCCAGAGACGCTAAGGTGAATATTCAACAATGCAGTCTCACCCTCTCAGCAATAATCATCATATCAGCCagcgcccccccccctctccaaACGTAACTGAGATTtgttgtcttcctcctccctcactcccGCCTCCCGCTCTTCTCTTGCAGAGTCCTGCCGGATGTTGCCGTGGAGTCGCCAAAGTGGAGCGCTGCCGGCAAGCCGCCacagaaaggtgtgtgtgtacttaatGTTTcagttgaagtgtgtgtgtgtgtgtgtttatattgaGTCAGTGAGGATTATGCATTATTGTGCATTGAAGCttctgtgtgttattgtttgaCTGTATGGTGACACTAAGGGCCACATTTATCATTACTAGTTACTTATTAGCGCGAATATTAATAGCCTTTTGCTTCTTATTAAAGCCTTATTCTGCGGGTTTGGGTTAAATTGCTGCTACTTTACTCACTATCAATATGCAGTAATTAGGAGATTATTCAGAGATTAGTTAATGGAGCAGTACTTGTAGAATATGgccatgcagaataaggcattaataagtgctttataataacaaataaacagccagtatgctactaatatgcatgataataagcagctagttaattGTGAATAACGTTACTAAATGCTAATATAAAGTGTCACcaatgtgacattttatattGGAGCTAGCACTGAATCACCTTTAGATGTTTTCTTAATAAtgatgtcagttttttttaacctcatcTTGTAGCACCTGGCCAAATACGTCCGAcatgatgtttgatgttttggaaTTGTTTTCATAACGCCACATTTCATTTATCGGTCTCCACAGCTCGCTCAGAGTCTGAATCAGACGCCAGTTACGCATCTGTCCCTCGCAAGAACTCCACAGACAGCGCAAACTCCAACACGGCGGAAAATCGAGTCAGGTGAGAGACGCCGTAGCACGTTAAGCCACAAGTTGACTCTGAAATGTCAGGAAGTTTCTGGTTACACATTGTTTCATATTGAAAAGCTTCAAGCTCAAAACCGAACTAAATTTACCTAAAGCACATAAATTTAACCTCAACCAACACTGTTGACAGTAAAGCAGCATCTATTGATGGTAAACTGAGCAGAATATGGGCAGCTCACATGATGTGCCTACACTTAGCTAAATATTTGTTGATAGTTAGCTGAAATTTCTTGCCTAAATAGTCTTGAATATCACATGAAGTTGTACCAAGTGAAAGTAGACTCAGATATATCTAAGTGACTTCAGGTCAGTGAGGCTCTAACAGGCCAGACTGACATGAATTATCcttgaaattaaaataacatttaaaggaaaaagtgCAATAAGCAAATTGGAAATTGTTGCACAGGCAAAAGTTGTATGAATTACTGTGGTGTGAATACAGAATACAGCAGACCTCTAGATTATAGTCAGCTGTAGCACCTGGAGCAGAATGCACTCTGGCACACTTGAGGGCACCTTTTCGGTTAAAGCCTCACTGTGGAGATGTGTGAAATGACACTGACAGGATGTCTGGCTGGTTCGTCTGCTTTACCCTTTGTGAAacactctgcacacactgaaGACACATGACGCGACTTCCTGCAAGGATTGCATCACACAACGTTTCATCAGTTTAGTTGTAGGGAGATGTTTGATTGAGCAGTCTCATATATGACAGGTTAGACACTGATGGTTGTTTTGTATGtatcaaagaaagaaaggacgCGTCGTCgtccattacatttatttgtcttgCTCACTTTATGTCTCTCAGAGTCCTGCCTGAGGTGAAAGCCACCCCAGTCCCTGTGAAGCAGGCGCCTCCTCCTCGCCGCGTCGCATCACCTGTCCGACCACCTCCTGATGGTCAGTCTGCTCTCCTGTGTCCcaccgtctcctcctctgcgtTGTCATCTAATGCTTTAGAGGCAAAATGACTAAAGTGAAGTTTCTGTTTACCTCTTTCAGACTCCTCAGAGTCAGACAATCTGTCCCACCTCAGGAGGTCTGGGAGCTCTGAGCGGGGGGAGACCCGTCACAGGTACGGCTGACCGTGCTCTTCATCAAAATGATTATCCTCACGCTGCTCTGAAGCTTTAACCTCTTCAGGAACTGTCCCGTGACTCCGGtgctgttttaatttaaatgtgttttctccacCTCGCAGGGGTCCTCAGGCTGCCAATGGAACGGGGACCCTCAGGTCCGGGATTTCAGTGAAGAGCAACCCACCAGTCTACTGTAAGGCTCAGTTTGATCGTTGATTAATTGCTTGAATGATAAATGATGCCTGAACCTTTGCGGCTTGCAGCTTCTCATGTAAGAAACGTTGAAAGGACACTTTGAGCTCTGGTGTGGTGCTTTTGTGACATTTCTCGACATTTTATAGAGTAATTAGTAGCTGATCAATAACAGAAGGTTAACTGACCACTCACTATGTTTGTATCTCTTCTAGCCAAGCCTGCAGAGGAGCCCATCTACTCCCTCCCACCAGATTCTTACCCATCACCTAATCCAGGGTGAGAACTGTTCATTCATGTGGATATCAACATGCGCATCTTGTTAATTCCCCTGAAATGAGCTCATTGCGGATCCTTCCTCTCGCTCCCAGGTACAGCTCAGATCTTCACACGGTGTCGTTCGTGAAGGAGGGCAGCGTTGGTCTGCGGCTCGTCGGGGGCAACGATGTTGGTATATTTGTAGGTGGAGTTCAGCCAAACAGCCCTGCGTACGACCagggaatgaaagagggagaccAGATCATGCAGGTGAGATAACGGCGCTCTGCTTTAGGTTTGACACCTGGCATTAGTTCATTATGACTGTAGCTGCACTGGTCCAATGGAGAAAAGGCCATGCATTGAAAGGTGGCATCAGGAGACACTGTGAGAACTGCAAggaagtaaaagacaaaaaatgttcCAAATACACGTCTCTCTTTAAAACGTCACCAATGGATTCTGAAGAGCCACTATGAAGCTCAGCATCAGCATCGttgccatcttggcagtgcctgactccaccaaaaTATCAGCTAACtcaaaaatgggcaaagaggtggagccCAGGTGGAGCTGAGGGTGGGCTGAATGAACCTGGTTAATGAAACCTTGCATCTAGCTGTCACTTAAAGTGGACATtcccataattatgcataattttataataataatcatgaatctatgagaaaaataaaacgaACATCTCAATGTTCACTTACCTGTTTGAAGCTTAGCAGTAATGAGGAGGTAACCTTTTATCTCAACATCTTGAGCCAGAAACTCTATTTAAAGCTGAATGACGGCCCCTGTTTCAGCATGTCAGCTGATTTTTAAGGTCATGGAATTTACATGAGTCATCAAAATATAGCCAGTCACCATGAGTCAGCGCAGTTTATCTCTTTATGTACAGGAGTTTCACATCAAATCTCCCTGCCAGCTGAGCTTCAGAGCAGTCAAAGATCAGTTACGTGTTGAAGTTCAACAAATGACAACTTGATTATGTAGTTAAAGACGATAAATGATGGAGATCTGCATGCAGAAGGTTTATTCGGCTTGTGTCTGGCTCCTTCTCCCACAGGTAAATAAAGTTGATTTTGGTCATTTCACACGAGAAGAGGCCGCCAACTTCCTCCTGAACATCAAGAAAGGAGAGCAGGTTCAAATCTGCACTCAGAACAAGATGGACCGTGAGTTTACCACTGAACCGCTCATGTGATGTGGGTGCGGGTGAAGCTAATCGAACAATCAGTGGTCTTaactcttccctctcctcagTTTATAAAAAGATCATCAAGTCCAACCTGGCAGACAACTTCTACATCCGCACCCACTTTGACCACGAGGTGGAAGGGCCCATCGGTCTGAGCTTCACCAGAGGAGAGGTGTTCAGGGTGGTGGACACGATGCACCGCGGGAAGCTGGGCAACTGGCTGGCCATCCGCATGGGGAACGACCTGCACGAGATGGATAAAGGCACCATCCCCAACCAGGccaggtgaggaagagactgagGTGAGAGTTCTGGTTTACCACAAGAGACGCAGATCATGTTCACACCAGCGTTTATCTCCCGCAGGGCTGAGACGCTGGCCAGCATGGAGCAGGCACAGCGGGCGACCGGGGAGAGGCAGGTGTCAGGACCGAGAGCCGAGTTCTGGAAACTGCGGGGGCTCAGAGGGAACAAGAAGAACGACAAGACCGTCCGTCGGACCCGTGAcgacctgctgcagctcaccaTTCAGGGCAAATTCCCGGCCTATGAGAGAGTCCTGCTCAGAGAAGGttggtttttaaaataaaatgtttttcatgtccTGATGTTTCGGTAAGTTTGAGTAATCCTGACTTGTTTGTGTCTCCAGCTAATTTCAAACGGCCCATTGTCGTTATGGGTCCTCTTAATGACATCGCCATGGAGAAGCTGGCCAGAGAGATGCCTGATGAATATGAAGTGGCAGGTTAGTTCCTTCTTTGTGACACTTTCTTACCTGATCAGAAAGTTCTTTCTTAAGTTTTTGGTTTTTCTCCTGCACGTTAAACAtcgttttctgtctcttgcGTGAATGCAGACATGGTTCCTCGCAGCGGAGGagacagcagctccacagtTATTAAACTGG
This DNA window, taken from Chelmon rostratus isolate fCheRos1 chromosome 4, fCheRos1.pri, whole genome shotgun sequence, encodes the following:
- the tjp3 gene encoding tight junction protein ZO-3 — protein: MEELTIWEQHTITLNKDSKLGFGFAISGGKDKPHPDSGDTTVVVSDVLPNGPAMGRLFTKDQIVMVNGVTMENVHSNYTIQILKSCGKTANVTVKRPRKIQIPATTRPSRAASHSNLLDPEPPRRTRRYSDGSDNRDSNRYRYRARSNTPDRNGHGNTLPLMSSGYKRLPYQDVPDKPIKTTLLKKKITDEYGLKLGSQIFIKHMTETGLAAKEGTLQEGDLILKINGMTTENLSLLETKHLVEKSRGKLTMTVLRDDRKFLVSIPEVEDSAPNSEDDRRRDSSSELEDISDIDDDMPTYRTSRQPNREKRTRRTRAEPPPAKSRDSSPVRSTLTRPPARTYAPRRAPSESESDRSASPPAVRRNSPDTRDHSSKYKALSGVSTLPNPRSSPVVHNWTTTRPTSPASRPRKPVSESDSERSASPPPRRESPRPDSRYKVLPDLPHTALRGSPITVRSEPPRRVNSPVRVPPPDSESESDGGLAPPQRQSTTYSQDSLSRYRVLPDVAVESPKWSAAGKPPQKARSESESDASYASVPRKNSTDSANSNTAENRVRVLPEVKATPVPVKQAPPPRRVASPVRPPPDDSSESDNLSHLRRSGSSERGETRHRGPQAANGTGTLRSGISVKSNPPVYSKPAEEPIYSLPPDSYPSPNPGYSSDLHTVSFVKEGSVGLRLVGGNDVGIFVGGVQPNSPAYDQGMKEGDQIMQVNKVDFGHFTREEAANFLLNIKKGEQVQICTQNKMDLYKKIIKSNLADNFYIRTHFDHEVEGPIGLSFTRGEVFRVVDTMHRGKLGNWLAIRMGNDLHEMDKGTIPNQARAETLASMEQAQRATGERQVSGPRAEFWKLRGLRGNKKNDKTVRRTRDDLLQLTIQGKFPAYERVLLREANFKRPIVVMGPLNDIAMEKLAREMPDEYEVADMVPRSGGDSSSTVIKLDTVRRIAEKDKHPLLDITPTAVERLNYIQYHPMVLFLDPHSRKDVKAMRQRYSPNSNKSSRRLYSQALKLRKDCSHLFSARIDLQPSSNIWYESLKDKIRHQQSKPVWVSEVTLESGGEQDLDALDQTQSDYLSAASDLEDTDGEAFTDGEAYTDNEDLEEAYPGQIAAKPPKSSALARSSEPASGHRSPTLDSDPHTDTYSIREIPPLLHVPEPRAPRRESYSPPHSAAEEEDPSHRSFTDSDFSALDVIAPTTPSDGPPDFIAPDPSTRFSVNEPSYAEVKPEGPQHASLSAIEEKLQQVRSPEPQPPAQAEERKGPQFIVLAHHHQAVQFRRTQIRGSDSSEDDEDEEDDIEWGPATEL